One genomic region from Branchiostoma lanceolatum isolate klBraLanc5 chromosome 7, klBraLanc5.hap2, whole genome shotgun sequence encodes:
- the LOC136439125 gene encoding sushi, von Willebrand factor type A, EGF and pentraxin domain-containing protein 1-like, with translation MAAYLATQSMLFACVFLLHVFHHNAVVAQTVTDVAYDLNTNLLTPHLSTPGEKVDLVFVVDQSAFSEDKVSRGFLYMINFVKEILSGFTVDTDHTRVSLITYSTEAAVRINDLDSRYETKCTVFSRLDEVRAEVPQNRGLTATTDALRQAKQVLMDSRSDAKKAVILITDSYSTIGAPPAVASAEIRSLRWAGWNSSSQGSQLEVFAVGVNGADEPELESVASSSPTNVFNIDSFSSLRQVSKLIHKVPENSSWEVTRMNFCGQCDISASCACDNGLGQYHCVCDPGYHGDGRTCQACPVDTYKDSLGPGTCTACPGNTTSTTGATSVEECEEVLCPALPSVPHATSFHIYSPANEAQVNTFTTCKNTPGDFCYFQCDEGFTTSDDTRLYCDGTSWDRNPPTCEVVECGSITPTVGMTVSYDHSTYGDYTYGTVATITCEEGYRTYGSTERTCTEDGAWNGTRTQCQPTECPSLVPPAYGQITPANCSSKKPEYQTVCTYSCDAGFQLVGPSNRTCQSNDLWTNSGVASTCNDVQLPSMVCPNDTTLYSDDGNKKTFYWNNDEPMISDNSGFHNSYTVVPAHSNPHDFLVGIHTLTYRVTDAAGNEASCERQLIVEASQPPSIEFCPGTTTITVTTTTGALNWTHPVYHDADSNIVTTECDRTKGESASLGTHNIHCNAQGYTAVNLCSFQVILKAPDCNIPADPLHGSSSCTATASHQERCTVSCDAGYSFAEDPESQYLCSYSGEWTPEPNWPNCAAQAHTGITTQTNTIQYDLSADSCNETVLEEIKSSFNSSFFALAIVQTQCANHECSLPEINVTCDTARRRRDVSEKSPMSARRQLKQSTQSRKSEFQERADLNDIESGRKKRATDFVVTIVFVIRVEVPAGETVSASAQSALIDIQDEVYFALDDVVTDGSFDITIVIAGVILTCDVQTGSYVADDPALDTTCGDGQVSRQPSDWEAFCVNCPVGSYKSGDSCVLCPHGQYQDQEAQQECLSCPEGTNTIRMGAVNITECRKFCSPGNYSSTGLEDCTPCEVGSYQTTEKSTSCEQCSNGTSTEAVGSTSEDDCKVVCPAGHSSPTGVVPCSICAENKYQPETGQQECVPCPNGYETDASGATSQSDCKAHQLYVLTITLVITYNLDLESYNENFVKMFEATGLAGEMTVTETDNVATSRAARSSSSRLTTCTADHAVSPSEVRPNMEAFRQAFLYQLGTGQMGDVPASTDDFTIAVKDPCSPDPCINGTCQEDPDSPLTGYECNCTAGFTGTDCEIDINECAQNGQNPCQHDSTCQDGINMFTCDCAPGYTGTNCEIDIDDCSPSPCENGASCQDLVNAYICHCLTGYSGTNCSVNDDDCASSPCEHGTCHDLVADYSCTCSAGYSGKDCEIDIDECQVQPCQNNGNCTDLVNAYSCSCTGGFEGDNCEVDIDECASNPCDNGGTCEDEQNGYRCLCAVGFIGTNCEQNPSPDFDFVMDGSSASYAAVGNIPDLSAFTLSFWMKTSDQKLGTPVSYVMDTWTSKRDNLLALTDYGSFDLYVNGEAAYTMVAANVGEWIHVCVTWQSSDGSWQVFLNGNLEKTGTGLATGQVIQGGGTLVLGQMSNPSVSSIDIRRAFAGQLSRLNLYSTVLSPADINALAQGCSNELGTLRGWTDFLSRLGTTTVQDSPSYCRDVDECEEEDICSGYGIHELCVNTVGAYNCTCAPGYTGENCTQLINFCESLPCQNGALCNWLVNGYSCKCINGWAGKDCSEVANFCESNPCKNGRTCKSSSAGYICECASTDCESTDLCDGIQCENGGTCDSSSGSCTCPQGFEGKHCGLIEYDPCKENPCLNDGTCEVTSDGYNCRCVGNNETDNCEEPDVCSSNPCQNNGTCARNGTQRDSSICGCKKGTEGDLCETITDYCAPNPCQNEATCVSKTFEGVDCICRGGFTGTYCESQIDVCTANQVQNMCQNGGTANVNGTTCDCLCPEDSSNSVCANMGLYGGFTPTCGCSTCYDGNVDEGEDLFCFRDSGRCVVNEDGQSACLCNQGYHGKHCGAQDDQVEFCNTFVTVDMHYRDVEGRLDGVITNMGSNLANKTRDTYTDNGYESWRINATYKTISEGPGGKAVVALALTFTIPPEHGGEYDVQNLKELLESREELGSFDVSVEIDPECPDQDNLLVVYIAVGCVGVVVLTIVVVLAWYLKKNKKTGYSRPSSGSRVGPSPSEHFYEDIASIKDSYQNQAYVDRQRSIRMNEWLLNVSPDARPQYENDDQQSERPSTSMSRPRYDNESEGGSSVDLKSSIYPTSDVFTVVQPGGRSMDPAGISRLYPNVHGSVTPSDVCIPMKRLYPDI, from the exons ATGGCTGCCTACCTAGCTACACAAAGCATGCTTTTCGcgtgtgtttttcttcttcatgtttTCCACCATAACGCAGTAGTCGCCCAGACGGTGACTGATGTGGCCTACGACCTTAACACCAACCTCCTAACACCTCACCTGTCCACACCTGGGGAGAAGGTGGACTTGGTATTCGTGGTGGACCAGTCGGCGTTTTCTGAGGACAAGGTCAGCAGAGGTTTCCTGTACATGATCAACTTCGTCAAGGAAATCCTGTCAGGCTTTACAGTGGACACCGACCACACCAGAGTTTCTCTCATCACCTACAGCACAGAAGCTGCTGTAAGAATCAATGATTTGGACAGCAGGTACGAAACCAAGTGTACCGTGTTCAGTAGGCTGGATGAGGTGAGGGCTGAAGTTCCTCAAAACCGAGGTCTGACGGCTACAACGGATGCTCTCAGACAAGCAAAACAAGTTCTTATGGACTCCCGATCAGATGCCAAGAAAGCTGTCATCCTCATCACCGACTCCTACTCCACCATTGGTGCTCCTCCAGCGGTGGCCTCTGCAGAGATCAGGTCCCTGAGATGGGCCGGGTGGAACTCCAGCAGCCAGGGTTCACAGCTGGAGGTTTTCGCAGTGGGCGTGAATGGTGCAGATGAGCCTGAACTGGAGTCAGTGGCTAGCTCCAGCCCCACCAACGTCTTCAACATTGACAGCTTCTCATCCCTTCGACAGGTGTCAAAGCTGATTCACAAAG TCCCAGAGAACTCGTCTTGGGAGGTGACAAGAATGAACTTCTGTGGACAGTGTGATATCTCAGCATCCTGTGCCTGCGACAACGGCCTGGGACAGTACCACTGTGTCTGTGAccctggttaccatggtgatggaaGGACATGCCAAG CCTGCCCAGTGGACACATACAAGGACAGCCTTGGCCCTGGCACCTGCACAGCTTGTCCAGGGAACACCACTTCTACAACTGGGGCCACTTCTGTTGAAGAGTGTGAAG AGGTCCTATGTCCAGCCCTGCCATCTGTGCCACATGCCACCAGCTTCCACATCTACAGCCCAGCTAACGAGGCCCAGGTGAACACCTTCACCACCTGTAAGAACACACCTGGAGACTTCTGCTACTTCCAGTGTGATGAGGGCTTCACCACCTCAGATGACACCAGGTTGTACTGTGATGGGACCAGCTGGGATCGCAACCCACCCAcctgtgaag TGGTGGAGTGTGGAAGCATCACACCAACAGTTGGAATGACTGTTTCATACGATCATTCCACGTACGGTGATTACACATATGGAACAGTGGCCACAATCACCTGTGAAGAGGGGTACAGGACGTATGGTTCCACAGAGAGGACATGCACAGAAGATGGAGCCTGGAATGGGACAAGAACTCAATGTCAAC CAACCGAGTGCCCGTCGCTGGTCCCTCCTGCCTATGGTCAGATCACCCCAGCTAACTGTTCCAGTAAGAAACCTGAGTACCAGACAGTGTGCACCTACAGCTGTGATGCCGGTTTCCAGCTAGTGGGTCCATCAAACAGGACATGCCAGAGTAATGACCTGTGGACCAATTCTGGTGTGGCTAGCACCTGTAACG ATGTCCAGCTTCCAAGCATGGTTTGCCCCAATGACACAACCCTGTATTCAGACGATGGAAACAAGAAGACATTCTACTGGAACAACGATGAACCCATGATAAGTGATAACTCTGGCTTCCACAACAGTTACACTGTAGTGCCAGCACACAGCAACCCACATGATTTCCTTGTTGGTATCCACACCCTGACCTACAGAGTCACAGATGCAGCTGGGAATGAGGCATCCTGTGAGAGACAGCTCATAGTAGAAG CATCTCAGCCACCATCCATTGAGTTTTGCCCGGGTACCACAACCATCACAGTCACCACCACCACGGGTGCCCTGAACTGGACCCACCCAGTGTATCACGATGCTGATAGCAACATAGTCACCACTGAGTGTGATCGCACCAAGGGGGAGTCTGCCTCGCTAGGCACCCACAACATCCACTGTAATGCCCAGGGCTACACAGCAGTCAACCTGTGCTCCTTCCAAGTTATTCTCAAAG CTCCAGACTGCAACATCCCAGCTGATCCCCTGCATGGGTCGTCCTCCTGCACTGCCACTGCCAGCCACCAGGAGCGCTGCACCGTGTCATGTGATGCTGGGTACAGCTTTGCAGAAGACCCCGAATCACAATATCTTTGTAGCTACTCAGGTGAATGGACACCTGAACCCAACTGGCCAAACTGTGCAG CACAAGCACACACAGGCATTACAACCCAAACAAACACAATCCAGTATGATCTATCTGCTGACAGCTGTAATGAAACAGTTCTTGAGGAAATCAAAAGCAGCTTCAACAGTTCGTTCTTTGCCCTGGCCATTGTACAAACCCAGTGTGCAAACCACGAATGCAGTCTTCCAGAAATCAACGTCACCTGTGATACAGCACGACGTAGACGTGACGTATCAGAAAAGAGCCCAATGAGTGCACGGCGTCAGCTAAAACAATCTACACAGAGCAGGAAGTCAGAATTCCAAGAGAGGGCAGATCTGAATGACATTGAATCAGGACGAAAGAAACGAGCAACAGACTTTGTAGTCACCATTGTGTTTGTCATTAGAGTGGAGGTGCCTGCAGGTGAAACTGTGTCAGCAAGTGCCCAGAGTGCACTTATTGACATCCAGGATGAAGTTTACTTTGCTTTAGATGATGTTGTGACTGATGGCTCTTTTGACATCACCATCGTCATAGCAGGAGTGATATTGACCTGTGATGTCCAGACTGGCTCCTATGTGGCAGATGACCCTGCGCTGGATACCACTTGTGGGGATGGACAAGTTTCCAGACAGCCAAGTGATTGGGAGGCATTCTGTg TAAACTGTCCTGTGGGAAGTTACAAGTCAGGAGACAGTTGTGTGCTGTGCCCCCATGGACAGTACCAGGACCAAGAGGCACAGCAGGAGTGTCTGTCATGTCCTGAAGGGACGAACACAATACGAATGGGAGCTGTCAACATCACAGAATGCAGAA AGTTTTGCTCTCCTGGCAACTACTCCAGCACAGGATTGGAGGACTGCACACCGTGTGAAGTTGGTTCATACCAAACTACTGAGAAATCCACCTCATGTGAGCAATGTTCCAATGGCACATCAACTGAAGCTGTGGGATCTACCAGTGAAGATGACTGCAAAG TGGTGTGTCCAGCTGGACATTCCTCTCCTACTGGAGTGGTACCATGTAGCATCTGTGCTGAAAACAAATACCAGCCAGAGACAGGACAGCAGGAATGTGTGCCATGTCCTAATGGGTACGAAACAGATGCATCTGGAGCAACCAGTCAGTCTGACTGTAAAG CTCACCAACTGTATGTTTTAACCATCACACTGGTGATAACATACAACCTGGACCTTGAAAGCTACAATGAGAAC tttgTGAAGATGTTTGAGGCAACTGGCCTTGCTGGAGAGATGACTGTCACTGAGACTGACAATGTGGCTACTTCTAGAGCTGCCAG GTCCAGCAGTAGCAGGTTGACAACATGCACTGCTGACCATGCTGTTTCGCCCAGCGAGGTTCGACCAAATATGGAAGCTTTCCGGCAAGCATTTCTTTACCAACTAGGCACAGGCCAGATGGGAGATGTGCCTGCCTCTACTGACGACTTCACTATTGCTGTGAAAG ACCCCTGCAGCCCTGACCCCTGCATCAACGGTACCTGCCAGGAGGACCCAGATAGCCCCCTCACTGGTTATGAGTGCAACTGTACAGCTGGTTTCACAGGAACAGACTGTGAGATTGACATTAATGAGTGTGCTCAGAACGGTCAGAACCCCTGTCAGCATGACTCCACCTGCCAGGATGGCATCAACATGTTCACCTGTGACTGTGCACCTGGATATACAG GTACAAACTGTGAAATTGATATTGATGACTGCTCTCCAAGTCCTTGTGAGAATGGAGCATCCTGTCAAGATTTG GTGAATGCCTACATTTGCCACTGCTTGACTGGTTACAGTGGCACCAATTGTTCTGTAAATGATGACGACTGTGCCTCCTCTCCATGTGAACATGGCACCTGTCACGACCTGGTGGCCGACTACAGCTGCACCTGCTCAGCTGGGTACTCAG GAAAGGACTGTGAGATTGATATAGACGAGTGCCAGGTCCAGCCCTGCCAGAATAATGGGAACTGTACAGACCTAGTCAACGCCTACAGCTGTTCCTGCACTGGTGGTTTTGAAG GAGACAACTGTGAGGTTGACATTGATGAGTGTGCGAGTAACCCATGTGACAATGGAGGCACCTGTGAGGATGAACAAAATGGATACAGATGTTTGTGTGCCGTGGGCTTCATTGGAACAAACTGTGAACAAA ACCCATCTCCAGactttgactttgtaatggATGGATCAAGTGCAAGCTATGCAGCAGTAGGGAACATTCCCGACTTGTCAGCATTCACCCTGTCCTTCTGGATGAAGACTTCTGACCAGAAGTTAGGGACTCCTGTTTCATATGTCATGGACACATGGACAAGTAAAAGGGACAATTTGCTTGCATTGACTGACTATGGCAGTTTTGAT CTGTATGTGAATGGAGAGGCTGCTTACACAATGGTTGCTGCAAATGTAGGGGAGTGGATCCACGTGTGTGTGACCTGGCAGAGCAGCGATGGTTCCTGGCAGGTGTTTCTTAATGGCAACCTGGAAAAAACTGGAACAGGTCTGGCAACAGGACAAGTCATCCAAGGAGGAGGCACTTTAGTTCTTG GACAGATGAGCAACCCTTCCGTAAGCAGTATAGATATACGGAGAGCTTTTGCTGGCCAGCTGAGTCGTCTGAACCTGTACAGTACGGTTTTGTCCCCAGCTGACATCAACGCCCTGGCACAAGGATGTTCCAATGAGCTGGGCACCCTGAGAGGGTGGACAGACTTCCTGAGCAGACTGGGCACAACTACTGTACAGGACTCCCCCTCCTACTGTCGAG ATGTTGATGAGTGTGAAGAAGAAGACATCTGCAGCGGCTACGGCATCCATGAGCTCTGTGTCAACACTGTTGGTGCCTACAACTGCACATGTGCCCCAGGGTATACAGGGGAAAACTGTACACAGCTGATCAACTTCTGTGAGTCTTTACCCTGTCAAAATGGTGCACTTTGCAATTGGTTAGTCAATGGCTACAGTTGCAAATGCATCAATGGTTGGGCAGGAAAGGACTGCTCAGAGGTGGCAAACTTCTGTGAGTCAAACCCATGTAAAAATGGTAGGACCTGCAAATCATCCTCTGCTGGCTACATTTGTGAGTGTGCTAGTACTGACTGTGAAAGTACTGACTTGTGTGATGGCATCCAGTGTGAAAATGGTGGAACATGTGACAGCTCGAGTGGAAGCTGCACCTGCCCACAAGGATTTGAGGGAAAGCACTGTGGATTGATAGAGTATGATCCATGTAAGGAAAATCCATGCTTGAACGATGGGACCTGTGAAGTTACTTCTGATGGCTACAACTGCCGTTGTGTCGGTAACAATGAAACAGACAACTGTGAAGAGCCTGACGTTTGCTCAAGCAATCCATGCCAAAACAATGGCACTTGTGCGAGAAATGGGACACAACGAGACTCTTCCATCTGTGGCTGCAAGAAGGGAACAGAAGGTGATCTCTGTGAAACGATAACTGACTACTGTGCACCCAACCCTTGTCAGAACGAGGCAACCTGTGTCAGCAAGACCTTTGAGGGAGTTGATTGTATCTGCCGAGGTGGATTTACAGGAACATATTGTGAAAGCCAAATTGATGTGTGTACAGCCAACCAGGTTCAAAACATGTGTCAGAACGGAGGCACGGCTAATGTGAATGGCACCACATGTGACTGTCTCTGTCCTGAGGATTCTTCAAATTCTGTGTGTGCCAATATGGGTCTGTACGGCGGGTTCACTCCGACTTGTGGCTGCTCAACATGCTATGATGGTAATGTTGATGAAGGTGAAGACTTGTTCTGCTTCCGAGATTCAGGCCGTTGTGTTGTGAATGAAGACGGTCAATCAGCTTGCCTGTGTAATCAAGGATACCATGGGAAACACTGTGGAGCACAAGATG ATCAAGTGGAATTCTGCAACACTTTTGTCACCGTTGACATGCACTACAGAGATGTAGAGGGTCGGTTAGATGGCGTTATAACAAACATGGGCTCAAATCTTGCTAATAAG ACACGTGACACTTATACGGATAATGGCTATGAGTCCTGGAGGATCAATGCAACTTACAAGACAATCAG TGAGGGACCAGGAGGTAAAGCAGTAGTCGCGCTGGCATTGACCTTCACGATTCCGCCAGAACATGGAGGAGAATATGACGTGCAGAATTTGAAGGAACTTCTCGAGAGCAGAGAGGAGCTGGGTAGCTTCGATGTGTCTGTAGAAATCGACCCTGAATGTCCGGATCAAG aTAATCTACTGGTTGTCTACATTGCTGTGGGCTGCGTGGGAGTTGTTGTCCTCACCATTGTTG TGGTGCTTGCTTGGTATCTGAAGAAGAATAAGAAGACAGGCTACTCAAGACCCTCTTCAGGTAGCAGGGTAGGACCTTCTCCTTCAGAACACTTCTACGAGGATATCGCCTCTATAAAGGACAGCTATCAAAACCAAGCCTACGTTGATCGACAACGCTCaataagaatgaatgaatggttgtTGAATGTTAGCCCAGATGCTCGACCACAGTACGAAAATGATGACCAGCAATCGGAAAGACCATCAACCAGCATGTCCAGACCACGTTATGACAATGAAAGTGAGGGTGGCTCCTCAGTGGACCTAAAAAGCAGCATTTACCCCACGAGCGACGTTTTCACTGTCGTGCAACCTGGAGGTCGCTCCATGGACCCTGCGGGCATCAGTCGTCTGTATCCCAACGTGCATGGCTCCGTGACCCCAAGTGACGTTTGTATTCCCATGAAAAGATTATACCCTGACATTTGA